One genomic region from Hoeflea algicola encodes:
- the cobT gene encoding cobaltochelatase subunit CobT, which yields MAGRGDNIRSKPTGVVDAEPFKQALTGCIRAIAGDNELEVTFGNDRPGLAGDRARLPDLPKRPTLHDFAVTRGVGDSIALRKACHDDAVHNRMAPEGPDARAVYDAVEQARVEAIGARQMTGIGDNITSMLEDKYQRANYSGITNREDAPLQEALALMVREKLTGRAPPEASGQVVELWRDFVEGKAGDILQSLESSVDNQQAFARVIREMLSAMEMAEDYGDDDNEQDELDDVSDDDQPSSDEQNEQSSEEEAGSDAAPAEESESSEEQMDAGEMDGAEVGDDDTIDDSDEDADTPGETRKPGDQFSDLNEKIDYKVFTTEFDEEILAQELCEEAELDRLRAFLDKQLAHLQGVVGRLANRLQRRLMAQQNRAWDFDLEEGYLDPARLTRMIIDPMQPLSFKMERDTSFRDTVVTLLIDNSGSMRGRPITVAATCADILARTLERCGVKVELLGFTTKAWKGGQSREKWLTGGKQPTPGRLNDLRHIIYKSADAPWRRARRNLGLMMREGLLKENIDGEALIWAHSRLLKRPEQRRILMMISDGAPVDDSTLSVNPGNYLERHLRAVIEEIETRSPVELLAIGIGHDVTRYYRRAVTIVDAEELAGAMTEQLAALFADEGGDPKARRGRKRA from the coding sequence ATGGCCGGACGCGGCGACAACATCAGATCAAAACCCACAGGCGTGGTTGACGCCGAACCGTTCAAGCAAGCACTGACCGGCTGTATCCGGGCGATCGCAGGCGACAACGAGCTTGAGGTCACGTTTGGCAATGACCGGCCGGGCCTTGCGGGCGATCGGGCGCGGCTGCCTGATCTGCCGAAACGGCCGACCCTGCATGATTTTGCGGTAACCCGCGGCGTGGGCGATTCAATTGCGCTGCGCAAGGCCTGCCATGACGACGCCGTGCACAATCGCATGGCGCCGGAGGGGCCGGATGCGCGTGCCGTCTATGACGCGGTCGAACAGGCGCGGGTCGAGGCAATCGGCGCCCGGCAGATGACCGGCATCGGCGACAACATCACCTCGATGCTCGAAGACAAATACCAGCGCGCCAATTACAGCGGCATCACCAACCGCGAGGATGCGCCGCTGCAAGAGGCGTTGGCGCTGATGGTGCGCGAAAAACTGACCGGACGGGCGCCGCCCGAGGCTTCCGGCCAGGTTGTCGAGCTGTGGCGCGACTTCGTCGAGGGCAAGGCCGGCGATATTCTGCAATCGCTGGAAAGCTCGGTCGATAACCAGCAAGCTTTCGCCCGGGTGATCCGCGAGATGCTGTCGGCCATGGAGATGGCCGAGGATTACGGCGATGACGACAACGAGCAGGACGAACTGGACGATGTTTCCGACGACGACCAGCCGAGCAGCGACGAGCAGAACGAGCAGTCTTCCGAGGAAGAGGCCGGATCGGACGCCGCCCCCGCTGAAGAAAGCGAATCATCGGAAGAGCAGATGGACGCCGGCGAAATGGACGGCGCGGAAGTCGGTGACGACGATACGATCGACGACAGCGACGAGGATGCCGACACGCCGGGCGAAACCCGCAAGCCGGGCGATCAGTTTTCCGATCTCAACGAGAAGATCGACTACAAGGTGTTCACCACCGAATTTGACGAGGAGATCCTTGCGCAGGAATTGTGCGAGGAGGCCGAACTGGACCGGCTGCGCGCGTTTCTCGACAAGCAGCTGGCGCATCTGCAGGGCGTGGTCGGGCGGCTTGCCAACCGGTTGCAGCGGCGGTTGATGGCGCAGCAGAACCGGGCCTGGGATTTCGATCTCGAGGAAGGCTATCTCGACCCGGCGCGACTGACGCGGATGATCATCGACCCGATGCAGCCCCTGTCGTTCAAGATGGAGCGCGACACCAGCTTCCGCGATACCGTCGTCACCCTGCTGATTGACAATTCAGGCTCGATGCGTGGCCGGCCGATCACCGTGGCTGCCACCTGCGCCGATATTCTGGCACGGACGCTGGAACGCTGCGGCGTCAAGGTGGAGCTGCTGGGCTTTACCACCAAGGCCTGGAAGGGCGGACAGAGCCGCGAGAAATGGCTGACTGGCGGCAAGCAACCGACGCCGGGCCGGCTCAATGATTTGCGCCACATCATCTACAAGTCGGCGGACGCACCCTGGCGGCGCGCCCGGCGCAATCTCGGGCTGATGATGCGTGAGGGCCTGCTCAAGGAAAACATCGACGGCGAGGCCCTGATCTGGGCGCATTCGCGACTGCTCAAGCGGCCCGAGCAGCGGCGCATCCTGATGATGATCTCGGATGGCGCACCGGTTGATGATTCGACCCTGTCGGTCAATCCGGGCAATTATCTCGAGCGGCACCTGCGCGCCGTCATCGAGGAAATCGAAACCCGCTCTCCGGTGGAACTGCTGGCGATCGGCATTGGCCATGACGTAACCCGCTACTACCGCCGTGCCGTCACCATCGTCGATGCCGAAGAGCTGGCCGGCGCCATGACAGAGCAACTGGCAGCACTGTTTGCCGATGAAGGCGGGGATCCGAAAGCCCGTCGCGGCCGCAAACGGGCGTGA
- the cobS gene encoding cobaltochelatase subunit CobS has translation MSKIDLDITNLPDTTVKVGDVFGIDSDLVVPAYKERDAYVPDLDEDYLFDRDTTLAILAGFAHNRRVMVSGYHGTGKSTHIEQVAARLNWPCVRVNLDSHVSRIDLVGKDAIVVRDGLQITEFKDGILPWAYQHNVALVFDEYDAGRPDVMFVIQRVLESSGRLTLLDQSRVIRPHPAFRLFATANTVGLGDTTGLYHGTQQINQAQMDRWSIVTTLNYLPHDQEVAIVASKVKKFAEGEGRDTISRMVRVADMTRSSFINGDLSTVMSPRTVITWAENAEIFGDVAFAFRLTFLNKCDELERALVAEHYQRAFGVELKESAANIVLSATA, from the coding sequence ATGAGCAAGATCGACCTCGACATTACCAACTTGCCCGACACCACCGTGAAGGTGGGGGACGTATTCGGCATCGATTCGGATCTGGTGGTCCCCGCCTACAAGGAACGGGACGCCTATGTGCCGGACCTGGATGAGGATTACCTGTTCGACCGTGACACCACGCTGGCGATCCTGGCGGGCTTTGCCCACAATCGCCGGGTGATGGTTTCAGGCTATCACGGCACCGGCAAGTCGACCCATATCGAACAGGTCGCGGCACGGCTCAATTGGCCGTGCGTGCGCGTCAACCTCGACAGTCATGTCAGCCGTATCGATCTTGTCGGCAAGGATGCGATCGTCGTGCGCGACGGGCTTCAGATTACCGAATTCAAGGACGGCATCCTGCCCTGGGCCTATCAGCACAATGTCGCACTGGTGTTTGACGAGTACGATGCCGGTCGTCCGGACGTGATGTTCGTGATCCAGCGGGTGCTCGAATCTTCCGGCCGCCTGACATTGCTCGACCAGAGCCGTGTCATCAGGCCGCACCCGGCATTCCGGCTGTTTGCGACCGCCAACACGGTTGGCCTGGGCGACACCACCGGGCTGTATCACGGTACCCAGCAGATCAACCAGGCGCAGATGGACCGTTGGTCGATCGTCACCACGCTGAACTATCTGCCGCATGACCAGGAAGTCGCCATTGTCGCTTCCAAGGTCAAGAAATTCGCCGAAGGCGAAGGCCGCGACACGATTTCGCGGATGGTTCGGGTGGCCGACATGACCCGTTCGTCCTTCATCAATGGCGATTTGTCGACGGTGATGAGCCCGCGTACGGTGATAACCTGGGCGGAAAACGCCGAGATCTTTGGCGATGTGGCGTTTGCTTTCCGGCTGACCTTCCTCAACAAATGCGATGAACTGGAGCGGGCGCTGGTGGCTGAACATTACCAGCGTGCCTTTGGTGTCGAGTTGAAGGAAAGCGCCGCCAATATTGTTCTCAGTGCAACCGCCTGA
- a CDS encoding J domain-containing protein has protein sequence MEAMELDSKYFDRIRVRRRGERPAEPSTPQCQWDGCEKPGAHRAPVGRDAEGQYFMFCFEHARDYNKGYNYFSGLSDGEIARYQKEALTGHRPTWKMGVDRSAGSGPTQSTARSGSAGAQARMKDPFGFFNDPKANKPVRARKIKALESKAFETLGLAANAKTAEIKARYKDLVKQHHPDANGGDRGSEDRFREVIQAYQLLKQSGFC, from the coding sequence ATCGAGGCCATGGAATTGGATTCGAAATATTTTGACCGTATCCGGGTGCGTCGCCGCGGCGAGCGCCCAGCCGAACCCAGCACGCCACAGTGCCAATGGGATGGATGCGAAAAGCCGGGCGCCCACCGCGCACCGGTCGGCCGTGACGCCGAGGGGCAGTACTTCATGTTCTGCTTCGAGCACGCGCGTGACTACAACAAAGGCTACAACTATTTTTCGGGCCTCTCCGATGGAGAGATCGCGCGCTATCAAAAAGAAGCGCTGACCGGTCACCGGCCAACCTGGAAAATGGGTGTGGACCGCTCGGCAGGAAGTGGGCCGACACAATCGACCGCCCGCTCCGGGTCGGCCGGCGCCCAAGCCCGGATGAAGGACCCGTTTGGGTTCTTCAACGACCCCAAGGCCAACAAGCCGGTGCGGGCGCGCAAGATCAAGGCGCTGGAGTCCAAGGCGTTCGAAACGCTCGGATTGGCCGCAAACGCAAAGACGGCGGAGATCAAGGCGCGCTACAAGGATCTGGTGAAGCAGCACCACCCCGACGCCAATGGCGGCGACAGGGGCTCGGAGGACCGTTTCCGCGAGGTCATCCAGGCCTACCAATTGTTAAAGCAGTCCGGTTTCTGCTAA
- a CDS encoding BolA family protein, with protein MSRQSRIETRLTEHFQPERLSVVNESHLHAGHHNTDSEGDATFDGAGETHFRIRIVAAAFAGASRIDRHRAVNAALKDELESGLHAMAIEASSPGETTRW; from the coding sequence ATGTCCCGACAGAGCCGCATCGAAACAAGGCTGACAGAACACTTTCAACCTGAGCGACTTTCGGTGGTCAACGAAAGCCATTTGCACGCCGGCCATCACAACACCGACAGCGAGGGCGACGCAACCTTTGACGGCGCCGGCGAAACCCATTTCCGGATTCGCATCGTCGCCGCAGCCTTTGCCGGGGCCAGCCGCATCGATCGCCACCGCGCGGTCAACGCGGCACTCAAGGACGAGCTTGAAAGCGGCCTGCATGCCATGGCCATCGAAGCTTCATCCCCCGGCGAAACGACCCGCTGGTAG
- a CDS encoding HlyC/CorC family transporter — MMMLEYAGELLIEHGLTILAIIVLIALSGFFSGSETALTAASRARMHSLETSGEVRAATVNGLIERKDRLIGALLIGNNLVNILASALATSVLLSIFGDSGVAVATLTMTLLLVIFAEVLPKSWAISRPDRFAMAVAPMVKAFVVVVGPMSSFVNWIVRHIMSLFGVTFASETSMLSAHEEIRGAVDLLHREGAVVKADRDRLGGVLDLGELEVSDVMIHRTSMRMLNADEPPEVNVRAVLESSYTRMPIWRGSMDNIIGIVHAKDVLRALADASNDPQRIDIVKIAQKPWFVPDTTSVPDQLNAFLRRKAHFAIVVDEYGEVEGLVTLEDILEEIVGEIADEHDTEVQGVHQEADGSVVVDGSVPIRDINRALDWSLPDDEATTVAGLVIHESQTIPEEKQAFTFHGKRFIVMKRDRNRITRLRIKPADKL, encoded by the coding sequence ATGATGATGCTGGAATATGCAGGCGAATTGCTGATTGAGCACGGGCTGACGATCCTGGCGATCATCGTGCTGATTGCCCTGTCGGGGTTTTTCTCCGGCTCGGAAACCGCGTTGACGGCGGCTTCGCGGGCGCGGATGCATTCGCTGGAAACCAGCGGCGAGGTTCGTGCGGCCACGGTAAATGGGCTGATCGAACGCAAGGATCGGCTGATCGGGGCCCTGTTGATCGGCAACAATCTGGTCAACATCCTGGCTTCGGCGCTGGCCACCAGCGTGCTGCTGTCGATATTCGGCGATTCCGGTGTTGCCGTGGCGACGCTGACGATGACGCTGCTTTTGGTGATTTTTGCCGAGGTGCTGCCCAAGAGTTGGGCGATCTCGCGCCCTGACCGGTTCGCCATGGCGGTTGCGCCGATGGTCAAGGCCTTTGTCGTGGTGGTCGGTCCGATGTCGAGTTTCGTCAACTGGATCGTCCGCCACATCATGTCGCTATTCGGCGTCACCTTCGCCTCGGAAACCTCGATGCTGTCGGCGCACGAAGAAATTCGCGGCGCTGTCGACCTGCTGCATCGCGAGGGGGCAGTGGTCAAGGCCGACCGGGACCGCCTCGGCGGGGTGCTCGACCTGGGTGAGCTTGAAGTTTCCGATGTGATGATTCACCGCACCTCGATGCGCATGCTCAACGCTGACGAACCCCCGGAAGTCAATGTTCGGGCGGTGCTGGAAAGCTCCTACACGCGGATGCCGATCTGGCGCGGGTCGATGGACAACATCATCGGCATCGTCCACGCCAAGGATGTGCTGCGGGCGCTGGCGGACGCCTCCAATGATCCGCAGCGGATCGATATCGTCAAAATCGCGCAAAAGCCGTGGTTCGTACCCGATACCACCAGCGTGCCGGATCAGCTCAACGCCTTTCTCCGCCGCAAGGCGCATTTCGCCATCGTCGTTGATGAATATGGCGAGGTCGAAGGCCTGGTGACGCTTGAGGATATTCTGGAAGAGATCGTCGGCGAGATTGCCGATGAGCATGATACCGAAGTGCAGGGTGTTCACCAGGAGGCTGACGGATCGGTTGTGGTAGATGGCTCGGTGCCAATTCGCGATATCAACCGGGCGCTTGACTGGTCGCTGCCCGATGACGAGGCCACCACGGTGGCCGGATTGGTGATTCACGAATCCCAGACGATCCCGGAGGAAAAACAGGCATTCACCTTTCACGGCAAGCGGTTCATTGTCATGAAACGTGACCGCAACCGGATCACCAGGCTGCGAATCAAACCAGCCGACAAGCTTTAA
- a CDS encoding shikimate kinase codes for MTEEQTSALEQDIAKARRVLGRRNLVFVGLMGAGKSVIGRLVAQMLDIPFVDSDHEIERVSRMTIEELFQTYGEPEFRALEARVIKRLLKSGPRVLSTGGGAFMNDATRTMVLSSGLSVWLKADLEILWARVSKRDTRPLLKTANPKQTLSILLDQRYPVYAQARLTVQSRDEPKEIIAAEAIAAIALLDCGQNTVATP; via the coding sequence GTGACGGAAGAGCAGACAAGCGCGCTGGAGCAGGATATCGCCAAGGCGCGGCGTGTGCTTGGCCGCCGCAATCTGGTATTTGTAGGCCTGATGGGCGCAGGCAAATCCGTCATTGGCAGGCTGGTTGCGCAGATGCTCGATATTCCCTTTGTCGATTCCGATCACGAGATCGAACGGGTATCGCGGATGACCATAGAGGAATTGTTCCAGACCTATGGCGAACCGGAATTCCGGGCACTGGAGGCGCGGGTGATCAAGCGGCTCTTGAAAAGCGGGCCGCGGGTTCTTTCCACCGGTGGCGGCGCCTTCATGAACGACGCCACACGGACCATGGTGCTGAGCAGCGGTCTGTCGGTATGGCTGAAGGCGGATCTGGAGATATTGTGGGCGCGGGTTTCCAAACGCGACACGCGGCCGTTGCTGAAGACGGCAAACCCGAAGCAGACTCTGTCGATTTTGCTCGATCAGCGCTATCCTGTCTATGCGCAGGCCCGGCTTACGGTACAGTCGCGGGACGAGCCCAAGGAAATCATCGCCGCTGAAGCCATTGCCGCCATCGCGCTGCTGGATTGCGGTCAGAACACGGTAGCAACGCCATGA
- a CDS encoding histidine kinase produces MPSLFRFLVLCAVLAGLVYGAMFALIIYVEPVERDVTIRVPTDRLNN; encoded by the coding sequence ATGCCATCCCTGTTTCGATTTCTAGTCTTGTGCGCCGTGCTTGCCGGGCTTGTTTACGGCGCCATGTTTGCCTTGATCATTTATGTCGAACCGGTGGAGCGTGACGTGACCATCCGCGTCCCCACCGACAGACTCAACAACTAG
- a CDS encoding site-specific tyrosine recombinase XerD — translation MRDLSAAHAEAFLEMMSAERGAAVNTLDAYRRDLDDASMVLAGLGTTLGRAQAADIRAFIGDLANRGFSPASQARRLSALRQFYKFLHAEGLREDDPTGVVDSPRKSRSLPKILSIDEVTRLLGQAETDIALAQNDPERLQRIRFRALLELLYATGMRVSELVGLPYRVLADGGRFLIVRGKGAKERMVPMSRPARAALETWLAQIGETAEQSGFLFPANSSEGHLSRQVFARELKDAAARAGLPVAKISPHVLRHAFASHLLAGGADLRAVQELLGHADISTTQIYTHVLDERLKQLVNQHHPLANATKNRD, via the coding sequence ATGCGCGATCTCAGCGCCGCCCATGCCGAAGCATTCCTCGAAATGATGAGCGCCGAGCGCGGCGCGGCAGTCAACACGCTCGATGCCTATCGGCGCGATCTCGATGACGCCTCCATGGTGCTTGCCGGGCTGGGAACCACATTGGGGCGTGCGCAGGCCGCTGACATCCGGGCCTTCATCGGCGATCTCGCCAACCGTGGCTTCTCACCTGCCTCTCAGGCGAGGCGGCTTTCCGCCCTGCGGCAGTTCTACAAGTTCCTGCACGCCGAAGGCCTGCGCGAAGACGACCCGACCGGCGTGGTTGATTCCCCGCGCAAATCGCGATCTCTGCCAAAGATCCTCAGCATCGATGAAGTCACCCGGCTTCTTGGCCAGGCCGAGACCGACATTGCCCTGGCACAGAATGATCCCGAACGGCTGCAGCGCATTCGCTTTCGCGCCCTGCTGGAATTGCTATACGCCACCGGCATGCGGGTAAGCGAACTGGTAGGCCTGCCCTACCGGGTGCTCGCCGATGGTGGCCGGTTTCTGATTGTCCGCGGCAAGGGCGCCAAGGAGCGCATGGTGCCGATGTCGCGCCCGGCACGTGCCGCTCTCGAGACCTGGCTGGCCCAGATCGGCGAGACCGCAGAGCAATCGGGGTTTCTGTTTCCGGCCAATTCCAGCGAGGGCCATTTGTCGCGGCAGGTGTTTGCCCGCGAGCTCAAGGATGCCGCCGCCCGCGCCGGCCTTCCTGTCGCCAAAATATCTCCGCATGTGCTGCGGCATGCTTTCGCAAGCCATCTTCTCGCCGGCGGTGCCGACCTGCGTGCGGTTCAGGAATTGCTGGGCCATGCCGACATTTCAACCACCCAAATCTACACCCATGTGCTCGATGAACGGCTCAAGCAGCTCGTCAATCAGCATCACCCCCTTGCAAATGCCACAAAGAATCGCGATTAA
- a CDS encoding acetyl-CoA carboxylase carboxyltransferase subunit alpha → MHNYLDFEKSISDLDGKILELRKLAAEDESIDTGDEITRLETRARDAMAEIYSKLNPWQKTQVARHPDRPHFKDYAKALFEDFTPLAGDRKFAEDPAIQAGFARFRGQPVAVIGQEKGHDTKTRIRHNFGSARPEGYRKAIRVMELADRFAIPVVTLVDTAGAYPGIGAEERGQAEAIARSTETCLNLRVPLVSIVIGEGGSGGAIAIATGNRVYMLEHAIYSVISPEGAASILWRDSTRARDAATSMKITAEDLRGLGIIDGIIPEPVGGAHRDRDSVIARTGETIFAALEELASLSGDEVRTDRREKFLKIGRQIG, encoded by the coding sequence ATGCATAATTACCTTGATTTCGAAAAATCCATCTCCGATCTGGATGGCAAGATCCTCGAGTTGAGGAAGCTGGCCGCCGAGGACGAGAGCATCGACACCGGTGACGAGATCACGCGGCTGGAAACCAGGGCGCGCGACGCCATGGCCGAGATCTACAGCAAGCTTAATCCCTGGCAGAAAACCCAGGTTGCCCGGCATCCCGACCGACCCCATTTCAAGGATTACGCCAAGGCGCTTTTCGAGGACTTCACACCGCTGGCCGGCGACCGCAAATTCGCCGAGGACCCTGCCATCCAGGCTGGTTTTGCGCGGTTCCGCGGCCAGCCTGTGGCTGTCATCGGCCAGGAAAAGGGCCATGATACCAAGACCCGTATCCGTCACAATTTCGGCTCAGCCCGCCCCGAAGGATACCGCAAGGCAATCCGCGTGATGGAACTTGCCGACCGGTTCGCCATCCCGGTGGTGACCCTGGTCGACACCGCTGGCGCCTATCCCGGCATTGGCGCCGAGGAACGCGGCCAGGCCGAGGCCATCGCCCGCTCGACCGAAACCTGTCTCAACCTTCGTGTCCCGCTGGTATCGATCGTGATCGGCGAAGGCGGCTCCGGTGGCGCCATCGCGATTGCCACCGGCAACCGCGTCTACATGCTTGAACACGCGATCTATTCGGTTATCTCACCCGAGGGCGCAGCTTCGATCCTGTGGCGCGATTCCACCCGTGCCCGCGATGCTGCCACCTCGATGAAGATTACCGCGGAAGATTTGCGCGGCCTTGGCATCATTGACGGCATCATCCCCGAACCGGTCGGCGGGGCGCACCGCGACCGCGACAGCGTCATTGCGCGCACCGGCGAGACGATTTTCGCAGCGCTCGAAGAACTCGCAAGTCTGTCGGGTGACGAGGTGCGCACCGACCGCCGTGAGAAATTTCTCAAGATCGGACGCCAGATCGGTTGA
- a CDS encoding L,D-transpeptidase family protein, which yields MSIRTLRFVPLLLLGLTGCQDALDSVANKVEHPLPAKLVNKMKANDMSTRSPIMMRIFKEEGTLEIWKQKGNGRFDLIASYEICKWSGKLGPKFKEGDRQAPEGYYRIYPSQMNPRSSYYLSFNMGYPNSYDRAHGRNGSNLMVHGACSSAGCYSMTDEQVLEIYGFARDAFKGGQEYFMVEAFPFRMTPENMARHRDNEHFEFWKMLKAGYDQFELTKRPAKVEVCERRYVFNQVPQIENAAFRSTEACPPASLPPSLASAYSGYEKTWNQNFAKAVAKYENDDAKQLAAAQAKAEAEQKRAEREAAREAKIAANGGQSAPAVLSLFSTGNPLKALAAQPTPAPQSAAPAAPVAAETTMPADQMAVAADVPVPAANPLAPAPVVGATADSQPKKPLWKIWSRN from the coding sequence ATGTCGATCAGAACATTGCGCTTTGTTCCCCTCCTCTTGCTGGGGCTGACCGGCTGTCAGGATGCGCTGGATTCGGTTGCCAACAAGGTTGAGCACCCGCTGCCTGCCAAGCTCGTCAACAAGATGAAGGCGAACGACATGAGCACGCGCTCGCCGATCATGATGCGCATCTTCAAGGAGGAAGGCACGCTTGAGATCTGGAAGCAGAAGGGCAATGGCCGCTTCGACCTGATCGCCTCCTACGAAATTTGCAAATGGTCGGGCAAGCTCGGCCCCAAGTTCAAGGAAGGCGACCGCCAGGCACCGGAAGGCTATTACCGGATCTACCCGTCGCAGATGAACCCGCGATCGAGCTACTACCTCTCCTTCAACATGGGCTACCCCAACAGCTATGACCGGGCCCATGGCCGCAACGGAAGCAATCTGATGGTCCATGGCGCCTGCTCTTCAGCCGGGTGCTACTCCATGACCGATGAACAGGTGCTCGAAATTTACGGCTTTGCCCGCGACGCCTTCAAGGGCGGCCAGGAATACTTCATGGTCGAAGCCTTCCCGTTCCGAATGACACCGGAGAACATGGCCCGCCACCGCGACAACGAACATTTCGAATTCTGGAAGATGCTGAAGGCCGGCTACGACCAGTTCGAACTCACCAAGCGGCCCGCCAAGGTCGAAGTCTGCGAGCGGCGCTACGTCTTCAACCAGGTGCCGCAGATCGAGAATGCAGCGTTCCGGTCAACCGAAGCCTGCCCGCCGGCAAGCCTGCCGCCAAGCTTGGCCTCGGCCTATTCCGGCTATGAGAAGACCTGGAACCAGAACTTTGCCAAGGCGGTTGCCAAATATGAGAATGATGATGCCAAGCAACTCGCTGCCGCTCAGGCCAAAGCCGAAGCTGAACAAAAGCGCGCCGAACGCGAAGCCGCACGGGAAGCAAAAATCGCCGCCAATGGTGGGCAGTCCGCTCCCGCGGTTCTGAGCCTGTTTTCAACCGGCAACCCGTTGAAGGCGCTGGCGGCTCAACCCACGCCTGCTCCCCAAAGCGCAGCACCTGCGGCACCTGTCGCTGCAGAAACCACCATGCCGGCTGATCAGATGGCCGTGGCGGCTGACGTGCCGGTACCGGCGGCAAACCCGCTGGCACCCGCGCCGGTAGTTGGTGCCACCGCGGATTCGCAACCGAAAAAGCCGCTCTGGAAAATATGGAGCCGCAATTGA
- a CDS encoding sulfurtransferase TusA family protein has protein sequence MEPQLSGNEDDELDLRGLKCPLPVLRARKYLRGLKSGARIRVETTDPLAVIDIPHFCREEGHTLISAGPVDGGHIFVITKT, from the coding sequence ATGGAGCCGCAATTGAGCGGCAACGAAGACGACGAACTCGACTTGCGCGGTTTGAAATGCCCACTGCCGGTGCTGCGCGCCCGCAAGTATCTGCGCGGCTTGAAGAGTGGTGCCCGCATCCGGGTTGAAACCACCGATCCGCTTGCAGTAATCGACATCCCGCATTTTTGCCGCGAGGAAGGCCACACCCTCATCAGTGCCGGGCCAGTTGACGGCGGTCACATCTTCGTGATCACCAAGACCTGA
- a CDS encoding CobW family GTP-binding protein has translation MTSDTSTAPSWSAPRAVPVSILTGFLGAGKTTLLNRLIGDPWLSDAALIINEFGDVGIDHLLVERSADGVIELSDGCLCCTVRGELVDTLADLMDRMQTGRIRPFSRVVIETTGLADPVPVMQSVIGHPALGQSYRLEGLVSVVDAVNGLATLDAHEEARRQVAVADTLVISKISLAANTEALRARLSALNPLARVVDAEDPDLDAKSLFDSGVYDPATRSMDVTRWLASESGAHHHSHEGHEHGHHHDVNRHDSHIRADTFVSEQAISPETLAMFLDLLRSAHGPNLLRMKAIVRLSDDPSRPLLLHAVQSLMSEPQRLSAWPEGAEEKTRLVVITRDMPEGFVAELFAGFAGDPGIGRADRAALVENPLAIPGAPVRR, from the coding sequence ATGACCAGCGATACGTCAACCGCCCCGTCATGGAGCGCACCCCGCGCCGTTCCGGTGTCGATCCTCACCGGGTTTCTTGGCGCCGGCAAGACCACCCTGCTCAACCGGCTGATCGGCGATCCCTGGCTCAGTGACGCGGCGCTGATCATCAACGAGTTCGGCGACGTCGGCATTGACCATCTGCTGGTCGAGCGGTCGGCGGACGGGGTTATCGAACTCTCCGATGGCTGCCTGTGCTGCACGGTGCGCGGCGAACTGGTCGACACCCTGGCGGATCTGATGGACCGCATGCAGACCGGCCGAATTCGCCCGTTCTCGCGGGTGGTGATCGAGACCACCGGCCTGGCCGATCCGGTGCCGGTGATGCAATCGGTGATCGGTCATCCGGCGTTGGGGCAGTCCTATCGGCTTGAAGGTCTGGTAAGCGTGGTCGACGCCGTCAATGGCCTGGCAACGCTTGATGCGCACGAGGAAGCGCGCCGGCAGGTGGCGGTGGCCGATACGCTGGTGATTTCAAAGATCAGTCTTGCGGCCAACACCGAGGCTTTGCGGGCCCGGCTTTCAGCGCTCAATCCGCTGGCGCGGGTGGTGGACGCCGAAGATCCCGATCTCGACGCCAAAAGCCTGTTTGACAGCGGTGTGTATGATCCGGCGACACGCTCGATGGATGTGACGCGCTGGCTTGCAAGCGAGAGCGGCGCTCATCACCATTCCCATGAGGGGCATGAGCACGGGCACCACCATGATGTGAACCGGCACGATTCGCATATCCGTGCCGATACGTTTGTCAGTGAGCAGGCGATCTCGCCGGAAACACTGGCGATGTTTCTCGACCTGCTGCGCTCGGCGCATGGACCCAATCTGTTGCGGATGAAGGCGATCGTTCGGTTGTCGGACGATCCATCGCGGCCGTTGCTGCTGCATGCGGTTCAGAGCCTGATGTCGGAACCGCAACGGCTATCGGCCTGGCCCGAAGGGGCAGAAGAGAAAACCCGGCTGGTGGTGATCACGCGGGACATGCCGGAGGGATTTGTCGCTGAATTGTTTGCTGGCTTTGCCGGAGATCCGGGCATCGGCCGTGCCGACCGGGCGGCGCTGGTTGAAAACCCGCTGGCGATTCCCGGAGCGCCTGTGCGGCGTTGA